The segment CTTAAGTGCTCCATAATTTTCCCATCTGTCTCCTTTTTAACCTCATCGTAAAGTTCTTTAAACGTCAATACCTGGGGTTTCCAAGGCAACTTTTTACAGGGAATGCCGGAGGCCTGACAATAGCGCGCATAATCGTCGTTGAGTTTTTTTAATACGTTTTTGAAGGCCTTTTGTGCCTTGACTTTAAGTTTTTCTAGAATCTCATTGGGCTTGCTGCTATGGGTCGAGTAATTGAAGTAGAGGTATGCTTCGTTTACGGTTTGAACGGAATACTCGGACTTTAAATCCCTCTGCCCGAGGCTTATGGGAGGTGTTGACGCCTCGCCCTCTACCAAATCGCACAGGTCAAAAGCTAGATCCACCTCCTTTAAAATTTCCGAAGCCAGGAGGTTTGCGTCCAAACCCTCGAAAGCTTGCCCCACGTGGGTCTCCTTGCCGTAGATGTAAAAGCAGGAAAGTATCTTCCCTACCGTCCCTATATAGATGTATTTCTTATCATCGCCGGGAAAACGGGGGGCCATATAATCGGTATCTATAGCCGCTACGTATTCTAAATTGTAAGTTTCTGCAAGGCGCACCAGGTCTTCTGTCGCTGAAAGCATACCTTTGGAATTTCCCTCTTCGTCCGGCACTGCAAGGAAAAGAATATTCCCCTGCATCTCGCTTACTTTTTCTGAAAGATGTTTTAGTAAAGCCATGTTAATAGCAACGCCGGATTTCATATCGAATATTCCCCGGCCGAACAGCCACTCGCCGCTTTCCAAGTCTTTTGACGTATCTTCGTCGAGCTCTTTAGTTCGTAAGATGTCTTTTAGCTTTTCCGGGTAAGTAGCATATTCTTTTATATTTCCATAATCTTCTATACCCACGGTGTCTATATGTCCTATTAAAACAACGGTTTTCCTTGAATTTCCCTTTTGCCCCTTCAACAAGGCTAAAACGTTTTTCCTGTTCAAAACGTCACCTTTTAGGTCAGAAAGCAAAAGGTAATTAGGGTGTTCTTTGTAGTAATCCAGCGTTTTGAAAAAATCGTAAATCCACCTTGCTATTTCGATTTCACCTTCGCTTTCAACCACGCTTTTTATTCTAGTCAGTTGTAAAGCTAAATTTAAAATAAATTCTTTTTCCAACATAACACCCTCCTGCTAACTAGAAATCTATCGAAACCGACTTTAACAATTTCGACGCCTCTTTTAAAATTCCCTGCAGGAATATCAAGACCCGTGTAGAAAAACAATAATTGGGTGATGGAAATGGAAAAGCAAGAGGAGCGCCTTAAAAAAATTCTCTCTTATGAAACGGTAAATAAAATTTTTAACGCATTAGACGAAGGCATCATCATCGTCGATAGGGATTATAACATACTTTTTTACAACAAGACGCTAAGTCGTATCGAAGGGCTGGAGTCCAACAGCGTAATAGGCAAGAAGCTCCTCGAGGTCTTTCCATCGCTTACCCCTGAGGAGAGCACAATTTATCAGGTTATAAAAAGTGCAAAGCCCATATTTAACAGGTATCAAGCTTATCTGAACTATAAGGGGAAAGAGATAAGAACTGTAAATTCCACCATCCCTATAGTTGAAGACGGCCAAGTGCTAGGGGCCCTGGAGATTTCCAGAGATGTATCGGAATTATATGAACTTTCCCAGAAGGTACTGGAACTACAGCAGAAACTCATAGGAAGAAAAATTCGCACAGTCAACATCGGCTTGAGATACACTTTCGACAGTATAATAGGGAAGAGCCAAAAAATCCGGGAACTTGTGTGTCTTCTTAAAAAAGTCGCCGGCACCACTTCTTCGGTGCTGATCTACGGTGAGACCGGAACCGGCAAGGAACTTTTCGCCCAGAGCATCCATTCTGAAAGCCCCCGCCGTAACAAACCTTTCATCGCCCAAAACTGCGCAGCTCTCCCCGAAACTTTGCTAGAGTCGTTGCTCTTTGGTACCACCAAAGGCAGCTTTACCGGCGCCGAAGATAGACCTGGTCTTTTCGAGCAGGCCGACGGAGGCACGCTTCTCCTCGATGAAATCAACTGCATGGGACTTTCTCTGCAAAGCAAGCTGCTGAGGGTGCTCCAGGAAGGGGTCGTGCGGCGTATAGGGGCAACTTGTGATATCCCCGTAGATGTAAGGATAATAGCCACAACTAACGAACACCCTGTCGAATTGATTAAAAGTGGCCGATTGAGAAATGACCTTTTTTACCGGCTGAGCGTCATTTATGTCGAAATTCCCCCACTCAGGGACCGGCTGGAAGACATCGAGGATCTGGTTATACATTTTATCGAAAAATACAACCAAAAATTCAAAAAGAACGTAAAGGGCATAGATCGTCAGGTGCTAAACCTTTTTAAAGAATATTCCTGGCCTGGTAACGTAAGAGAGTTAGAACACGTTATAGAGGGCGTCATGAATTATGTAGACGAAGGATATATTTCCCTTTCGGACCTTAAATATTTGAGCTTTGGAAGTTTCAAAAACTACGTTGAACATAGGGCCGGACGATCTTCTACTGTTAAATCCCGGGTGGATGAATATGAAAGGGAACTTATAATAAATGCTCTAAAAAGCACCAATGGAAACATAACAAAAGCTGCCCAACTGTTAGGTATCAAAAGGCAAGCCCTTCAGTATCGCCTGAGAAAGTTCGGCATCGACAAGGAGCTCTTCAGTTAACTCGATTTTAATTTGCCAAAAAGGGCTGTCCGCAGAGAACAGCCCTTTTTTATTATCTGAACTTCTGAAGTACATCTTCCAATGTCGGGGAGCCTATTTCTTGTAGCCTGTACCTAACCCTCACCGCAGGTTTGTCAATTTTCATAATCCTCCCCAAGTCAATAGGTGTACCCACCACTACTGCATCGCATTCAGTCCTGTTGATGGTTTCCTCAAGCTCTTTAATCTGAGTCTCACCGTAGCCCATGGCAGGTAGGATTACAGAAAGGTGGGTGTATTTGGCGTAAGTTTCCTTTATACTACCCACGGCGTACGGCCTCGGGTCGATTATGCAAGAAGCACCGAACTTTTTGGCTGCCACATATCCTGCACCATAAGTCATTTCGCCATGTGTGAGCGTAGGTCCATCTTCAACTACAAGTACCTTCCTGCCCTTTATCTTAG is part of the Caldanaerovirga acetigignens genome and harbors:
- a CDS encoding M20/M25/M40 family metallo-hydrolase, with product MLEKEFILNLALQLTRIKSVVESEGEIEIARWIYDFFKTLDYYKEHPNYLLLSDLKGDVLNRKNVLALLKGQKGNSRKTVVLIGHIDTVGIEDYGNIKEYATYPEKLKDILRTKELDEDTSKDLESGEWLFGRGIFDMKSGVAINMALLKHLSEKVSEMQGNILFLAVPDEEGNSKGMLSATEDLVRLAETYNLEYVAAIDTDYMAPRFPGDDKKYIYIGTVGKILSCFYIYGKETHVGQAFEGLDANLLASEILKEVDLAFDLCDLVEGEASTPPISLGQRDLKSEYSVQTVNEAYLYFNYSTHSSKPNEILEKLKVKAQKAFKNVLKKLNDDYARYCQASGIPCKKLPWKPQVLTFKELYDEVKKETDGKIMEHLRNFKDKLMEQKLDDRIYCLQIVRELTRQWSNKNPAVVLFFAPPYYPHIYVKGQKEKEKNLIMAVNSAVAEVAARVPYKFEIKKFYPYISDLSYFSIPEERAVEALTDNMPGWGEIYSLPVECIRKLDVPVVNIGPYGKDAHKFTERVNIPYSFEVVPEIVEKTVRLLLEGEK
- a CDS encoding sigma-54 interaction domain-containing protein codes for the protein MEMEKQEERLKKILSYETVNKIFNALDEGIIIVDRDYNILFYNKTLSRIEGLESNSVIGKKLLEVFPSLTPEESTIYQVIKSAKPIFNRYQAYLNYKGKEIRTVNSTIPIVEDGQVLGALEISRDVSELYELSQKVLELQQKLIGRKIRTVNIGLRYTFDSIIGKSQKIRELVCLLKKVAGTTSSVLIYGETGTGKELFAQSIHSESPRRNKPFIAQNCAALPETLLESLLFGTTKGSFTGAEDRPGLFEQADGGTLLLDEINCMGLSLQSKLLRVLQEGVVRRIGATCDIPVDVRIIATTNEHPVELIKSGRLRNDLFYRLSVIYVEIPPLRDRLEDIEDLVIHFIEKYNQKFKKNVKGIDRQVLNLFKEYSWPGNVRELEHVIEGVMNYVDEGYISLSDLKYLSFGSFKNYVEHRAGRSSTVKSRVDEYERELIINALKSTNGNITKAAQLLGIKRQALQYRLRKFGIDKELFS